One genomic window of Erinaceus europaeus chromosome 7, mEriEur2.1, whole genome shotgun sequence includes the following:
- the PROSER1 gene encoding proline and serine-rich protein 1 has translation MDKKSFEMVLDEIRKAVLTEYKLKAIEYVHGYFSSEQVVDLLRYFSWAEPQLKAMKALQHKMVAVHPAEVVNILNCFTFSKDKLVALELLASNIVDAQNSRPIEDLFRINMSEKKRCKRVLEQAFKGGCKAPHAMISSCGTIPGNPYPKGKPSRINGVFPGTPLKKDGEDYTNEGKGIAARILGPSKPPPSTYNPHKPVPYPIPPCRPHATIAPSAYNNAGLVPLANVIAPGVPPPPPYTPNPVGTDNEDLSNQSKPTQNQTFATPTNQLFSPHGSNPSTPAATSVPTASPIKAVNHASAAASISGMNIPNTVLPVFPGQVSSAVHTPQPSTPNPTVIRTPSLPATPVTSVHSTTSTIPSVFSGLVPMPGPSTPTPAPQATSTPRATPASNETFASTSTPFTSLPFPATSTAASTNNPNSASLSSVFAGLSLPLTPTSQGLANPTPSVIACGSAPSVAGSLGVNSPLLSALKGFLTSNDTSLINNSALSSAVTSGLASLSSLTNQNSDSPASAPNKCYALSAISAPQQSSAPGLVFPSPLANTTSTTPTLPVQSPLVTATSSSTSVPVSCGSSAALSHGSHPANSDLHISSTPAVTTLPVMIKTEPTSPTPSAFKGPSHSVNPSHSTLGLSGTLGRAYTSTSVPISLSTCLNPALSGLSNLSTPLNVSNPLSLPPHGSSTPITPVFTALPPFTSLTNNFPLTGNPSLNPSVSLPGSLIATSSAAVTSTSLPHPSSTAAALSGLSASAPVSAAPFPLNLSTAVPSLFSVTQGPLPSSNPSYPGFSVSNTASVTPALPSFPGLQAPTTVAAVTPLPVAATAPSPAPVLPGFASAFSSNFNSALVAQAGLSSGLQAPGSSVFPGLLSLPGIPGFSQNPSQTSLQELQHNAAAQSALLQQVHSASALENYPAQPDGFPNYPTTPGTAFSLQPGLSQSGWQ, from the exons ATGGATAAAAAATCCTTTGAAATGGTGCTGGATGAAATTAGAAAG gcTGTCTTGACAGAATACAAATTAAAAGCAATTGAATATGTACATGGATATTTCTCTAGTGAACAG GTGGTTGATTTACTGAGATATTTCTCTTGGGCTGAGCCTCAGCTGAAAGCAATGAAAGCATTACAGCAT AAAATGGTGGCTGTTCACCCTGCAGAAGTGGTCAATATACTCAACTGCTTCACCTTCAGTAAAGACAAACTAGTTGCTCTTGAACTGTTAGCTTC AAACATTGTTGATGCACAGAATTCTCGTCCCATTGAAGATTTATTCAGGATAAACATGTCTGAGAAGAAACGGTGCAAGAGAGTACTTGAACAG GCTTTCAAGGGAGGTTGCAAAGCTCCTCATGCAATGATATCTTCTTGTGGAACTATCCCAGGAAATCCATATCCCAAAGGAAAACCTAGTCGCATAAATGGGGTTTTCCCA GGTACCCCTTTGAAAAAAGACGGTGAAGATTATACCAATGAAGGCAAAGGAATAGCTGCACGTATTCTTGGACCATCCAAACCA CCTCCTTCAACGTATAATCCACATAAACCTGTTCCATATCCAATACCTCCATGCCGCCCACATGCAACTATTGCACCAA GTGCTTACAACAATGCAGGTCTGGTGCCATTAGCCAATGTCATAGCTCCAGGTGTACCCCCACCACCTCCATATACTCCTAATCCAGTTGGAACAG ATAATGAAGACCTTTCCAACCAATCAAAACCTACACAGAACCAAA ctTTTGCCACCCCAACAAATCAACTCTTTTCTCCACATGGTTCTAATCCTTCAACACCTGCTGCAACTTCTGTCCCTACTGCATCCCCAATCAAGGCAGTAAATCACGCTTCAGCAGCCGCCAGCATTTCTGGAATGAACATCCCGAACACCGTCCTTCCAGTGTTCCCGGGGCAGGTCTCCTCAGCTGTTCATACACCTCAGCCATCAACACCAAATCCAACAGTTATCAGAACCCCTTCATTGCCTGCTACACCTGTTACTTCTGTCCACAGCACAACATCTACCATTCCTTCTGTTTTTTCTGGCCTAGTGCCAATGCCAGGTCCTTCTACTCCTACCCCAGCCCCTCAGGCTACATCAACACCTCGAGCCACTCCTGCTTCTAATGAAACATTTGCTTCTACTTCTACCCCTTTCACTAGCCTCCCCTTCCCTGCCACTTCTACTGCTGCTTCTACCAACAACCCCAATTCCGCTTCATTGTCATCGGTTTTTGCAGGTCTCTCCTTGCCCTTAACGCCAACATCCCAAGGTTTAGCCAACCCAACTCCTTCTGTAATTGCCTGTGGTTCTGCTCCCAGTGTTGCCGGTTCTCTTGGTGTAAATAGTCCTCTTTTGTCAGCTTTAAAAGGCTTTCTGACATCAAATGATACCAGTTTAATCAATAATTCTGCTTTATCCTCTGCTGTTACAAGTGGCCTGGCTTCACTCTCATCTCTTACTAATCAGAACTCTGATTCTCCTGCTTCAGCCCCTAACAAGTGCTACGCACTCTCAGCCATCTCTGCCCCACAGCAGTCTTCCGCTCCAGGGCTAGTGTTCCCATCACCTCTAGCCAATACAACTTCCACCACCCCTACTTTGCCTGTGCAGTCTCCTCTAGTGACTGCTACATCATCTTCCACTTCAGTACCAGTTAGCTGTGGCTCCTCGGCTGCCCTTTCGCACGGCTCCCACCCAGCTAATTCAGACCTCCATATTTCATCTACGCCCGCTGTAACAACTCTTCCTGTAATGATCAAAACTGAGCCAACGAGTCCTACTCCCTCAGCCTTCAAGGGCCCGTCTCATTCCGTGAACCCCTCCCATAGTACTTTAGGTCTGTCAGGGACATTGGGCCGTGCATATACTTCCACATCAGTGCCCATCAGTTTATCCACTTGCCTTAATCCTGCACTGTCAGGTCTCTCTAATTTGAGTACTCCCCTAAATGTTTCaaaccctctttcccttcctccgcATGGCTCCTCCACTCCCATCACTCCTGTATTCACGGCTCTTCCACCTTTTACTTCTTTGACCAATAATTTCCCCTTAACTGGCAACCCATCTCTTAATCCATCAGTATCTCTTCCAGGGTCATTAATAGCCACCTCATCTGCAGCCGTCACATCCACATCACTCCCTCACCCAAGTTCCACTGCAGCCGCTCTCTCAGGGCTCTCTGCCTCAGCTCCAGTCTCAGCAGcacctttccccctcaatttgtCCACTGCTGTACCCTCGCTGTTTTCAGTTACTCAAGGACCTCTGCCATCTTCAAACCCCTCCTACcctggcttctctgtctctaacactgCCAGCGTTACCCCTGCTCTCCCTTCATTCCCGGGGTTGCAGGCGCCGACTACAGTTGCAGCGGTCACACCACTACCTGTTGCTGCTACAGCGCCCTCGCCAGCCCCTGTCCTCCCGGGATTCGCCTCAGCATTTAGTTCTAATTTCAACTCTGCTCTTGTTGCACAAGCCGG CTTATCATCTGGACTTCAGGCTCCTGGCAGTTCTGTTTTTCCAGGCCTTTTGTCCCTCCCAGGAATCCCTGGATTTTCCCAGAATCCTTCACAGACATCCTTGCAAGAATTACAGCATAATGCAGCTGCGCAATCAGCACTCTTACAGCAG GTCCACTCAGCTTCAGCTCTAGAAAACTATCCAGCTCAGCCAGATGG